The Streptomyces sp. NBC_01275 genome has a segment encoding these proteins:
- a CDS encoding sugar ABC transporter permease encodes MSHSTVPRSGAEADETQKTPVASGGATGPEEKRPSGKLSLRLRFRRDRALLLMTVPAVALVLLFNYVPILGNIVAFQEYDPYISDNGIVSMLHSPWVGLENFQRIFDDSAFWSAFQNTLVLFSLQLVLYFPIPILLALLINSVVRPRVRAISQAILYLPHFFSWVLVIAVFQQLFGGAGILSQLLRQHGYDGLDIMTDPETFKYLITAQSVWKDAGWGIIVFLAALASVSPDLYEAAAMDGAGRWRRMWHVTLPALRPVIALLLVLRVGDALTVGFEQILLQRDAVGPGAGEVLDTFVWWNGVRNQDFGYAAAAGLIKGVVSLGLVLAANKVAHLMGEQGVYKK; translated from the coding sequence GTGTCCCACAGCACGGTGCCTCGGAGCGGCGCCGAGGCGGACGAAACGCAGAAGACCCCCGTGGCGTCCGGCGGCGCCACCGGCCCTGAGGAGAAACGACCCTCCGGGAAGCTGAGTCTGCGGCTCAGGTTCCGGCGCGACCGCGCCCTGCTCCTGATGACCGTGCCCGCCGTGGCCCTGGTCCTGCTCTTCAACTACGTGCCGATCCTGGGCAACATCGTCGCGTTCCAGGAGTACGACCCCTACATCAGCGACAACGGCATCGTCTCCATGCTGCACAGCCCCTGGGTGGGGCTGGAGAACTTCCAGCGGATCTTCGACGACTCGGCCTTCTGGAGCGCGTTCCAGAACACGCTGGTGCTGTTCTCCCTCCAACTGGTGCTGTACTTCCCGATCCCGATCCTGCTCGCGCTGCTCATCAACAGCGTCGTCAGGCCCCGGGTACGGGCGATCTCGCAGGCGATCCTCTACCTGCCGCACTTCTTCTCGTGGGTCCTGGTCATCGCGGTCTTCCAGCAGCTGTTCGGCGGCGCGGGCATCCTGTCCCAGCTGCTGCGCCAGCACGGCTACGACGGCCTCGACATCATGACCGACCCCGAGACCTTCAAGTACCTGATCACCGCGCAGAGCGTGTGGAAGGACGCGGGCTGGGGGATCATCGTCTTCCTCGCCGCGCTGGCCTCGGTCAGCCCGGACCTCTACGAGGCCGCCGCGATGGACGGCGCGGGCCGCTGGCGCCGCATGTGGCACGTCACACTGCCGGCCCTGCGCCCGGTGATCGCCCTGCTGCTGGTGCTGCGCGTGGGCGACGCCCTGACGGTCGGCTTCGAACAGATCCTCCTCCAACGCGACGCCGTCGGACCGGGCGCGGGAGAGGTGCTCGACACCTTCGTGTGGTGGAACGGCGTACGCAACCAGGACTTCGGCTACGCGGCCGCCGCCGGTCTGATCAAGGGCGTGGTCAGCCTCGGGCTGGTCCTCGCCGCGAACAAGGTGGCCCATCTCATGGGCGAGCAGGGGGTGTACAAGAAGTGA
- a CDS encoding carbohydrate ABC transporter permease, with protein sequence MSAVLEKSRRSPRPWSAPPRPAWEEEPGKVGMASKGLVLTLACLAILFPLWIVVVTSLSSRKAIDEAGGLVMVPKSITFVAYRELLSGGQVTRAAVISILITVVGTLFSMTVSVLCAYGLSRTGSLAHRWILLVLLATMFFSAGLIPTYLLVQSLGLTDTYLALILPSALSVFNILVLRGFFMGISQELIDSARIDGAGDFRILWQIVMPLSRAVLAVITLFYAVGYWSAWFNASLYLNDQNMMPLQNVMIQLVQKQEAPVGLGQAIKTGQLSGLAVQMAVMVMALLPVAVLSPFVQKHFKKGMLTGAVKG encoded by the coding sequence GTGAGCGCAGTGCTCGAGAAGTCCCGTCGGTCCCCTCGTCCGTGGTCGGCTCCGCCCCGGCCGGCGTGGGAGGAGGAGCCCGGCAAGGTCGGCATGGCGAGCAAGGGGCTCGTCCTGACGCTGGCCTGCCTCGCGATCCTGTTCCCCCTGTGGATCGTGGTCGTCACCAGCCTCTCCTCGCGCAAGGCGATCGACGAGGCCGGCGGGCTGGTCATGGTGCCCAAGAGCATCACCTTCGTCGCCTACCGGGAGCTGCTCAGCGGCGGCCAGGTGACGCGCGCCGCCGTCATCAGCATCCTCATCACGGTCGTCGGCACGCTGTTCTCGATGACGGTGTCGGTGCTGTGCGCGTACGGCCTGTCCCGCACCGGCTCGCTCGCCCACCGCTGGATCCTGCTGGTCCTGCTGGCCACGATGTTCTTCAGCGCGGGCCTGATCCCGACCTATCTGCTGGTGCAGTCCCTGGGCCTCACGGACACCTATCTGGCGCTGATCCTGCCGAGCGCGCTCAGCGTCTTCAACATCCTCGTCCTGCGCGGTTTCTTCATGGGGATCTCGCAGGAACTGATCGACAGCGCGCGGATCGACGGGGCCGGCGACTTCCGGATCCTGTGGCAGATAGTGATGCCGCTGTCCCGCGCGGTGCTGGCCGTGATCACGCTGTTCTACGCCGTCGGCTACTGGAGCGCCTGGTTCAACGCGTCGCTCTATCTGAACGACCAGAACATGATGCCGCTGCAGAACGTCATGATCCAGCTGGTGCAGAAGCAGGAGGCGCCGGTCGGGCTGGGGCAGGCCATCAAGACCGGCCAGCTGTCCGGCCTGGCCGTGCAGATGGCGGTGATGGTGATGGCACTGCTGCCGGTGGCGGTGCTGTCGCCGTTCGTCCAGAAGCACTTCAAGAAGGGGATGTTGACGGGGGCCGTGAAGGGGTAG
- a CDS encoding beta-galactosidase, translated as MTYRKDRSGDPGLADATRGRILFGGDYNPEQWPEETWHEDVRLMREAGVNSVTLGVFSWAKLEPEPGAREFGWLDRLMDLMHTNGVGVVLATPTSSPPPWLGRLHPDTLPRDENGRVEWWGGRQHFSHSSATYRRYAAAIAEDLAARYGGHPALTMWHINNEYCTADHGDEAAAAFRRWLRTRYGTLDALNTAWGTAFWSQGYDSWDGILPPRTPHYMKNPAQVLDFRRFTSDALLECYVAERDIVARHTPHVPVTTNFMPLFFGQDAWRWAEEEDVVSVDLYPDPRDPLGPQHGALIQDLTRSQARGPWMLMEQAAGPVNWRGVNHPKPRGLNRLWSLQAVARGADAVCYFQWRQSRQGAEKFHSGMVPHAGERGRTFQEVKQLGAELAAIGGEVTGRHIGADIAILHDWHAWWAAAQDGRPSAQVDHSAVLHAWHRALWEAHLTADFAHPEHDLAGYRLVVVPQLYTMTDAAIDNLLAYVRTGGVLVSGFLTGVADQDDRVRPGGMDPRLRELFGIHVLHEWWPLDEGETVDCDGFRGTLWSEEIEAEEGVAQSAYQGGELDGLPAVLRRDRAWYVSTLPEPDALRGLLTRIAAGAGVHPVLDGLPDRVEAVRRGDLLFLLNHGREPVTVDVPGAHTDLLTGDKAAERVTLGRYGVAVLRP; from the coding sequence ATGACGTACCGCAAGGATCGGTCCGGCGATCCGGGGCTGGCGGACGCCACCCGCGGCCGCATCCTCTTCGGCGGCGACTACAACCCCGAGCAGTGGCCCGAGGAGACCTGGCACGAGGACGTCCGCCTCATGCGGGAGGCCGGCGTCAACTCCGTCACGCTCGGCGTCTTCTCCTGGGCGAAGCTCGAACCCGAGCCGGGCGCACGGGAGTTCGGCTGGCTGGACCGGCTGATGGACCTGATGCACACGAACGGCGTCGGAGTCGTCCTCGCCACCCCGACCTCCTCCCCGCCCCCGTGGCTCGGCCGTCTCCACCCGGACACCCTGCCCCGTGACGAGAACGGCCGCGTCGAGTGGTGGGGCGGCCGCCAGCACTTCTCGCACTCCAGCGCGACCTACCGCAGGTACGCAGCCGCCATCGCCGAGGACCTCGCCGCCCGCTACGGCGGCCACCCCGCCCTCACGATGTGGCACATCAACAACGAGTACTGCACGGCCGACCACGGCGACGAGGCGGCCGCCGCCTTCCGCCGCTGGCTGCGCACCAGGTACGGCACGCTCGACGCCCTCAACACCGCCTGGGGCACCGCCTTCTGGAGCCAGGGCTACGACAGCTGGGACGGCATCCTGCCCCCGCGCACGCCCCACTACATGAAGAACCCCGCCCAGGTGCTGGACTTCCGGCGCTTCACCTCCGACGCGCTCCTGGAGTGCTACGTCGCCGAGCGGGACATCGTCGCCCGGCACACCCCGCACGTCCCGGTCACCACCAACTTCATGCCGCTGTTCTTCGGCCAGGACGCCTGGCGCTGGGCCGAGGAGGAGGACGTCGTCTCCGTCGACCTCTACCCCGACCCGCGCGACCCCCTCGGCCCCCAACACGGCGCGCTCATCCAGGACTTGACCCGCTCCCAGGCCCGCGGCCCCTGGATGCTGATGGAACAGGCGGCCGGCCCGGTCAACTGGCGGGGCGTGAACCACCCCAAGCCCCGGGGCCTCAACCGGCTCTGGTCCCTCCAGGCGGTGGCCCGCGGCGCGGACGCCGTCTGCTACTTCCAGTGGCGCCAGTCCCGGCAGGGCGCGGAGAAGTTCCACTCCGGGATGGTCCCTCACGCGGGGGAGCGGGGCCGCACCTTCCAGGAGGTCAAGCAGCTGGGTGCGGAACTCGCCGCCATCGGCGGCGAGGTGACGGGACGTCATATCGGTGCGGACATCGCGATCCTGCACGACTGGCACGCCTGGTGGGCCGCCGCCCAGGACGGCCGCCCCTCCGCCCAGGTCGACCATTCGGCCGTCCTGCACGCCTGGCACCGTGCCCTGTGGGAAGCCCACCTCACCGCCGACTTCGCCCACCCCGAACACGACCTCGCCGGCTACCGGCTGGTCGTCGTCCCGCAGCTGTACACGATGACGGACGCCGCGATCGACAACCTCCTCGCCTACGTCCGCACCGGCGGCGTCCTGGTCTCCGGCTTCCTCACCGGCGTCGCCGACCAGGACGACCGGGTCCGCCCCGGCGGCATGGACCCCCGGCTGCGCGAACTGTTCGGCATCCACGTCCTGCACGAGTGGTGGCCGCTGGACGAGGGGGAGACCGTCGACTGCGACGGCTTCCGGGGCACGCTGTGGTCGGAGGAGATCGAGGCCGAGGAGGGCGTGGCGCAGAGCGCCTACCAGGGCGGCGAACTCGACGGACTGCCCGCCGTCCTGCGCCGCGACCGCGCCTGGTACGTCTCCACGCTCCCCGAGCCCGACGCGCTGCGCGGCCTCCTCACCCGGATCGCCGCCGGGGCCGGGGTCCACCCGGTCCTCGACGGGCTGCCCGACCGGGTTGAGGCGGTCCGGCGCGGTGACCTGCTGTTCCTCCTGAACCACGGGCGCGAACCGGTGACCGTCGACGTGCCGGGCGCCCACACCGACCTGCTCACCGGCGACAAGGCCGCCGAGCGGGTCACCCTCGGCCGTTACGGCGTGGCGGTGCTGCGCCCGTGA
- a CDS encoding exo-alpha-sialidase → MRPTRRTLLTSTAAAATLTALPLTHDRAQAAPTRSGPTAGGYRWRNAVIGGTGFVTGVLFHPSVRGLAYARTDIGGAYRWDERAARWTPLTDHLGWDDWNLLGVEALAVDPAHPDRLYLALGAYAQSWAGNGAVLRSEDRGATWARTDLTVKLGANEDGRGMGERLLVDPRDSDTLWLGTRHDGLLKSTDRGATWAAVTGFPGVPSGSGQGVTLLVAVGRAVYAGWGDSGGTTANLYRTADGAVWEAVPGQPAGPAAKVPVRAAHDRHSRELYVTYADAPGPNGQSDGSVHKLATATGRWTEVTPVRPGGTTSDGGVDGFGYGGVAVDARRPGTVVVSTNNRWAAVDTLYRTTDGGRTWTSLKDSAVFDVSETPYLRWGADAPKFGWWIQAVAVDPYDSRHVVYGTGATLYGTRDLRHWAPRIRGLEEASVVQLVSPPVGEAHLLSGSRDIGVLYHDHLTASPSRGMATNPVSGSATGLAQAAARPSYVVRTGWGDHGNGASSHDGGRTWQPFAAQPALAKDAPGPIAAGADGSVLLWSFVHWDGTAYPAHRSADGGASWTEIPSFPKGATPVADPADPTLFYAYDTATGTLLASTDSGRSFTARATGLPAGDSQFKLVAAPGRSGDLWLSTKWNGLYRSTDGGAGFSKVDSCWASYTLGFGRAADGADYPAIYQVGSTEAITAVYRSDDGARTWTRINDDAHQWGWTGETIVGDPRVYGRVYLATNGRGVQYGEPVR, encoded by the coding sequence ATGCGCCCCACCCGCCGCACCCTCCTCACCAGCACCGCAGCCGCCGCCACGCTCACCGCACTCCCGCTCACCCACGACCGTGCCCAAGCCGCACCCACCCGATCCGGTCCGACCGCGGGAGGCTACCGGTGGCGCAACGCGGTGATCGGCGGCACCGGGTTCGTCACCGGCGTCCTCTTCCACCCCTCCGTCCGCGGCCTCGCCTACGCCCGCACCGACATCGGCGGCGCCTACCGCTGGGACGAGCGGGCCGCCCGGTGGACCCCGCTCACCGATCACCTCGGCTGGGACGACTGGAACCTGCTCGGCGTCGAGGCCCTCGCCGTCGATCCGGCGCACCCCGACCGGCTCTACCTCGCCCTCGGCGCGTACGCCCAGTCGTGGGCGGGCAACGGAGCCGTGCTGCGCTCCGAGGACCGGGGCGCGACCTGGGCCCGCACCGACCTGACCGTGAAGCTCGGGGCCAACGAGGACGGCCGGGGCATGGGGGAGCGCCTCCTCGTCGACCCGCGCGACAGCGACACCCTGTGGCTGGGGACGAGGCACGACGGACTCCTCAAGTCCACCGACCGGGGCGCGACGTGGGCAGCGGTGACCGGCTTCCCGGGCGTCCCCAGCGGCTCCGGCCAGGGCGTCACGCTCCTCGTCGCCGTCGGCCGTGCCGTCTACGCCGGCTGGGGCGACTCCGGCGGTACGACCGCCAACCTGTACCGCACCGCCGACGGCGCCGTCTGGGAGGCCGTCCCCGGTCAGCCCGCCGGCCCCGCCGCGAAGGTCCCGGTCCGCGCCGCCCACGACCGCCACAGCCGTGAGCTGTACGTCACGTACGCCGACGCACCCGGCCCCAACGGCCAGTCCGACGGCAGCGTGCACAAGCTGGCCACCGCCACCGGCAGGTGGACCGAGGTCACGCCGGTGCGGCCCGGCGGGACCACGAGCGACGGGGGCGTCGACGGCTTCGGCTACGGCGGGGTCGCCGTGGACGCCCGTCGCCCCGGCACGGTCGTCGTCTCCACCAACAACCGCTGGGCGGCCGTCGACACGCTCTACCGCACCACCGACGGCGGCCGCACCTGGACCTCCCTCAAGGACTCCGCGGTCTTCGACGTCTCCGAGACCCCGTATCTCAGATGGGGCGCGGACGCGCCCAAGTTCGGCTGGTGGATCCAGGCCGTCGCCGTAGACCCGTACGACTCCCGGCACGTCGTCTACGGCACCGGCGCCACCCTCTACGGCACTCGCGACCTCAGACACTGGGCCCCGCGCATCCGCGGGCTGGAGGAGGCGTCCGTGGTCCAGCTGGTGTCGCCCCCGGTCGGGGAGGCGCACCTGCTCAGCGGCTCCCGGGACATCGGCGTGCTGTACCACGACCACCTCACGGCGTCGCCCTCGCGCGGCATGGCGACGAACCCCGTGTCCGGGTCGGCGACGGGACTCGCCCAGGCCGCGGCCAGGCCGTCGTACGTCGTGCGCACCGGCTGGGGCGACCACGGCAACGGCGCGTCCTCCCACGACGGCGGACGCACCTGGCAGCCCTTCGCCGCGCAGCCCGCCCTGGCCAAGGACGCCCCGGGGCCGATCGCCGCGGGCGCCGACGGCAGCGTGCTGCTGTGGTCCTTCGTGCACTGGGACGGCACCGCATACCCGGCCCACCGCTCGGCGGACGGCGGCGCTTCCTGGACCGAGATCCCCTCCTTCCCGAAGGGCGCCACGCCGGTCGCCGACCCGGCCGACCCGACGCTCTTCTACGCCTACGACACCGCCACGGGAACGCTGCTGGCCAGCACTGACAGTGGCCGTTCATTCACCGCGCGTGCGACCGGGCTGCCGGCCGGAGACAGCCAGTTCAAGCTGGTCGCGGCCCCGGGACGGTCCGGCGACCTCTGGCTGAGCACCAAGTGGAACGGGCTCTACCGCTCCACCGACGGCGGCGCGGGCTTCTCGAAGGTCGACAGCTGCTGGGCCTCGTACACCCTCGGCTTCGGCAGGGCGGCCGACGGCGCGGACTATCCGGCGATCTACCAGGTCGGCTCGACGGAGGCGATCACCGCCGTCTACCGCTCCGACGACGGCGCGAGGACCTGGACGCGGATCAACGACGACGCCCACCAGTGGGGCTGGACCGGCGAGACCATCGTCGGCGACCCGCGCGTGTACGGCCGCGTCTACCTCGCCACCAACGGGCGGGGCGTGCAGTACGGGGAGCCCGTCCGATGA
- a CDS encoding sulfotransferase, translating into MSAPPLALSLANLLLRPAHGSRHTPDRVFDRLLADVEQPDGDREFVDDFRFLLRDWSRDEKLTPVGWWSAQGHVRRHLANRARVRRLIAERPEIAQEPIERPVFVVGLPRTATTLTHSVLSLSEQHRCPLLWELLTPDLEGSPERRRKAVTVARRMVGGINLFAPRYRDIHPMTAEGPEECTFALPHTVMPLSQARVAQYRVALDERDFVPDYAYLKQIYQVLQHGRPRRRWVLKSPLHTDNLDALLAVFPDATLVWTHRDPAAVVASFCSLIEHGMAITLRPLDLHGLGATWLGLLSRSMSRGLAARAAVPREALVDVPYSWLGADPATGAPKLYAAVGARWTDADAARLPEVVARPKGSRPHRYDLARYGLTRADVDTAFAGYNALRAEVDRA; encoded by the coding sequence ATGTCCGCACCTCCGCTCGCCCTCTCCCTGGCCAACCTGCTGCTCCGGCCGGCCCATGGCTCCCGGCACACCCCCGACCGGGTCTTCGACCGGCTGCTCGCCGACGTCGAACAGCCGGACGGGGACCGGGAGTTCGTCGACGACTTCCGGTTCCTGCTACGCGACTGGTCCCGGGACGAGAAGCTCACCCCGGTCGGCTGGTGGTCCGCGCAGGGCCATGTCCGCAGGCATCTCGCCAACCGCGCGCGGGTGCGGCGACTGATCGCCGAGCGACCCGAGATCGCGCAGGAGCCCATCGAGCGGCCGGTGTTCGTGGTGGGTCTGCCGCGCACCGCCACCACCCTCACCCACAGTGTGCTGTCCCTCTCGGAGCAGCACCGATGTCCGCTGTTGTGGGAGTTACTGACACCGGATCTGGAGGGGTCGCCCGAGCGGCGCCGCAAGGCCGTCACCGTGGCGCGCAGGATGGTCGGCGGCATCAACCTGTTCGCGCCGCGTTACCGCGACATCCACCCCATGACCGCCGAGGGCCCCGAGGAGTGCACCTTCGCCCTCCCGCACACCGTCATGCCGCTGTCCCAGGCCCGTGTCGCGCAGTACCGGGTCGCCCTCGACGAGCGGGACTTCGTTCCCGACTACGCGTACCTCAAGCAGATCTACCAGGTGCTCCAGCACGGCCGGCCCCGCCGCCGGTGGGTGCTGAAGTCCCCGCTGCACACCGACAACCTCGACGCGCTGCTCGCCGTCTTCCCCGACGCCACGCTCGTGTGGACCCACCGTGACCCGGCCGCCGTCGTGGCGTCGTTCTGCAGCCTGATCGAGCACGGGATGGCCATCACCCTGCGCCCCCTCGACCTGCACGGCCTCGGCGCGACCTGGCTCGGTCTGCTGAGCCGCTCCATGAGCCGCGGCCTCGCGGCCCGGGCCGCGGTCCCCCGCGAGGCGCTCGTGGACGTCCCGTACTCCTGGCTCGGCGCCGATCCGGCCACCGGCGCCCCGAAGCTCTACGCCGCCGTCGGCGCCCGCTGGACCGACGCCGACGCCGCCCGGCTCCCGGAGGTCGTCGCCCGCCCCAAGGGTTCCCGGCCGCACCGCTACGACCTGGCCCGTTACGGCCTGACCCGCGCCGACGTCGACACGGCGTTCGCCGGCTACAACGCGCTGCGCGCCGAGGTCGACCGGGCGTAG
- a CDS encoding glycoside hydrolase N-terminal domain-containing protein has product MNLVHGTWEPRPADRWEDAFLSGNGRHGVLSFGDPYDDRVIVTHHTLVRPNGAEHARPPRLAAELPDLQDQLLAGELTAAETFTDGRPLQWVQPFHPAFQIRLRRARPDSAPSDEPPRHRRYRRSVDFTSGETAVACAGVAGRVFVSRADDVIVQQVTGLDLDISLDHRLPGAPADLAVGRSALLTPDGALLTLRARYPDGDRAYTGVTLVVVTGGRTALTRPGVRITGAESVLLLTRVRRHTGEPDVTEEQRALSDLPHSYDDLLDRHLALHRTAYARVALDLHADPDERALPGSELLKRPRSTALLERLFAAGRYHLLSSAGLNPPRLTGLWTGDWDTAWSGAFTNNANLNLQTASAAAAALPEVTDALAALIHRQLGDWRENARTVFGARGAVAPAHTDGESGLSYHFGREYPHQLWTAGADWLLKPLVDHDETRGERDPRTVAALAEVALFYEDFLGRTDADGQLVVVPSYSPENRPANASWGALNAAMDLSAARHALLTAADHHPHDPERADRWRALADRLPPHRINADGALAEWAWPGLDDAYDHRHLSHLYGVWPLDEINPYDTPRLAAAAHRALALRGAENDSAHGRLHHALIAARLRDGRRVADALADVLDGDFFHASLMSAHYPHRDVYNADAAHTLPALLIEALVQSTPDRLVLLPALPSALPTGELRGVRTRFGAELDLTWGPDGARAVLRPRRTHRIEVRTSSDGAQPLQLVAGEDHVLTLGAW; this is encoded by the coding sequence GTGAACCTCGTCCACGGAACCTGGGAGCCCCGGCCCGCCGACCGCTGGGAGGACGCCTTCCTCAGCGGCAACGGCCGGCACGGCGTCCTCTCGTTCGGCGATCCGTACGACGACCGCGTCATCGTCACCCACCACACCCTGGTCCGCCCCAACGGCGCCGAACACGCCCGCCCGCCCCGACTCGCCGCCGAACTCCCGGACCTTCAGGACCAGTTGCTCGCCGGGGAGCTGACGGCGGCCGAGACCTTCACCGACGGCCGCCCCCTGCAGTGGGTCCAGCCCTTCCACCCGGCCTTCCAGATACGACTGCGCAGAGCACGACCGGACAGTGCGCCCTCGGACGAGCCGCCCCGCCACCGTCGCTACCGCCGCTCGGTCGACTTCACCAGCGGCGAGACGGCCGTCGCCTGCGCAGGCGTCGCGGGCCGGGTCTTCGTCTCCCGTGCGGACGACGTGATCGTCCAGCAGGTCACCGGCCTCGACCTGGACATATCCCTGGACCACCGGCTCCCGGGCGCACCCGCCGACCTCGCCGTGGGCCGGAGCGCCCTCCTCACCCCGGACGGCGCCCTGCTCACCCTGCGCGCCCGCTACCCGGACGGCGACCGCGCGTACACGGGCGTGACCCTCGTCGTCGTCACCGGCGGCCGCACCGCGCTCACCCGCCCCGGTGTGCGGATCACCGGCGCGGAGTCCGTCCTGCTGCTCACCCGGGTCCGTCGGCACACCGGAGAACCGGACGTCACCGAGGAGCAGCGCGCCCTGAGCGACCTGCCGCACTCCTACGACGACCTGCTCGACCGCCATCTCGCCCTCCACCGCACCGCCTACGCCCGGGTCGCCCTCGACCTCCACGCCGACCCCGACGAGCGCGCCCTGCCCGGCTCCGAGCTGCTGAAGCGCCCTCGCAGCACGGCCCTCCTGGAGCGCCTGTTCGCCGCCGGGCGCTACCACCTGCTCTCCTCCGCCGGCCTCAACCCGCCCCGGCTGACCGGACTGTGGACCGGCGACTGGGACACCGCCTGGTCCGGGGCGTTCACGAACAACGCCAACCTCAACCTCCAGACCGCCTCCGCCGCGGCCGCCGCCCTCCCCGAAGTCACCGACGCCCTTGCCGCCCTGATCCACCGTCAGCTCGGCGACTGGCGGGAGAACGCCCGCACGGTCTTCGGCGCCCGGGGCGCGGTCGCGCCCGCGCACACCGACGGCGAGTCCGGGCTGTCGTACCACTTCGGTCGCGAGTACCCCCACCAGCTGTGGACCGCCGGCGCCGACTGGCTGCTCAAGCCGCTGGTCGACCATGACGAGACCCGTGGGGAACGCGACCCGCGCACCGTCGCCGCGCTCGCCGAAGTCGCCCTGTTCTACGAGGACTTCCTCGGTCGGACCGACGCCGACGGGCAGCTGGTCGTCGTCCCCTCCTACTCGCCCGAGAACCGGCCGGCGAACGCGAGTTGGGGCGCGCTGAACGCGGCCATGGACCTCTCCGCCGCGCGGCACGCCCTGCTCACGGCCGCCGACCACCACCCGCACGACCCCGAACGGGCCGACCGCTGGCGCGCCCTCGCCGACCGGCTCCCGCCGCACCGGATCAACGCCGACGGCGCCCTCGCCGAATGGGCCTGGCCCGGCCTCGACGACGCCTACGACCACCGCCACCTCAGCCACCTCTACGGCGTCTGGCCCCTCGACGAGATCAACCCCTACGACACCCCGCGCCTGGCCGCCGCCGCCCACCGGGCCCTCGCCCTGCGCGGCGCCGAGAACGACTCCGCGCACGGACGTCTGCACCACGCGCTGATCGCGGCACGGCTGCGCGACGGCCGCCGGGTCGCCGACGCTCTCGCCGACGTCCTGGACGGCGACTTCTTCCACGCCTCCCTGATGAGCGCCCACTACCCCCACCGCGACGTCTACAACGCCGACGCCGCGCACACCCTGCCCGCCCTGCTGATCGAGGCGCTCGTCCAGTCGACCCCCGACCGGCTGGTCCTGCTGCCCGCGCTCCCCTCCGCCCTCCCCACGGGCGAACTCCGGGGCGTGCGCACCCGGTTCGGCGCCGAGCTCGATCTGACCTGGGGCCCCGACGGCGCACGCGCCGTCCTGAGGCCGCGGCGCACGCACCGCATCGAAGTCCGGACTTCCTCCGACGGCGCGCAGCCGCTTCAACTCGTCGCCGGAGAAGACCACGTCCTCACCCTGGGGGCGTGGTAA